Proteins from a genomic interval of Spea bombifrons isolate aSpeBom1 chromosome 4, aSpeBom1.2.pri, whole genome shotgun sequence:
- the LOC128492547 gene encoding leukotriene C4 synthase-like codes for MLHHIVLLGAVTLLGVLEQAYFALKVIAARRKYNVSPPKTSGPPEFERIFRAQINCSEYFPMFLAVLWLAGIFVHQGTAAACGLLYLFARYLYFQGYSSSPQKRLSPMYLNAAALWVLVGLSALGILNVLFAHYMGLELL; via the exons ATGTTACACCATATTGTTCTTCTGGGTGCTGTTACACTACTTGGAGTACTTGAACAAG catattttgcattaaaagtAATTGCTGCCAGACGAAAGTACAATGTTTCCCCTCCAAAAACATCCGGACCTCCAGAATTTGAGAGAATATTCAGAGCTCA GATAAACTGTTCTGAGTATTTCCCAATGTTCCTGGCTGTTCTCTGGCTGGCTGGGATCTTCGTCCACCAAG GCACGGCTGCAGCATGTGGACTCCTATACCTCTTCGCTCGTTATCTGTATTTTCAAGGTTACAGCTCATCACCGCAGAAAAG GCTGAGTCCGATGTATCTCAATGCTGCAGCCCTTTGGGTCCTGGTTGGGTTGTCTGCACTAGGAATCCTGAATGTGCTGTTTGCCCATTACATGGGTTTGGAGCTACTGTGA